A stretch of DNA from Catenulispora acidiphila DSM 44928:
ACTCCGTGTCGTGGTAGGCCGCGTAGTCGCCGCCGGTGCCGGCCCAGCCGCAGCGGGGGATGCCGTCTTCGCCAGTCACAAGATCTTGCACGTCGCCCATCGTAGGCGCGGGGTCCGACAAGTCCGGGGCGCGCGGGCTCTCACGCCTCCTCGGCGTGCCACTTCACCGCGTGTTCGACCAGGGCGAGCAGGACGGTGACGGTGGAGGTGCGGTCGCGGGCGTCGCAGATCATCACCGGGGTGGAGGACGGGATCGCGAGGGCTTCGCGCAGGGCCTCCTGGCTGTAGCTGCGGGCGCCGTCGAACTGGTTCACCGCCACGACGTGGGGCATGCCGCGGTGCTCGAAGAAGTCGATGGCGGCGAAGGCGTCGGCCAGGCGGCGGACGTCGGCCAGGACCACCGCGCCGACGGCGCCGCGGGCCAACTCCTCCCACAGGAACCAGAAGCGCTCCTGGCCCGGGGTGCCGAACAGGTACAGGATCAGGTCGTCGGCCAGCGTCAGGCGGCCGAAGTCGAAGGCGACCGTGGTCGCCGTCTTGCCCGGCACGCCCACCGTGTCGTCGATACCGCGTCCCACCGAGGTCATCTCGGCCTCGGTGGTCAGCGGCTCGATCTCGGACACCGACCCGACCAGCGTGGTCTTGCCCACGCCGAACCCGCCGGCGACCAGGATCTTGGCCGTTGTCTGCACGATCGTCATCGCCGCCGCCCCAGTCCCCCCGAACATAAAGATCTGGAGAATAGTAGTGGACGACGATGTTCGACAGCATATTGGCAGTCGCGCGGCAGAAGTGTAGAACGTTAGCAGGGCCGCGACACACGGTCGCCGCCCGCGGTTTCGCGCAGCGCAAGGAGGGCCCTCATGCCCGTGCCGATCGACTACAGCGAACGCATCCCCAACAACGTCGGGCTGGCAGGCGACCGGCGTCTGCAGCGGGCTCTGGAGGGCTGGCAGCCCAAATTCCTGGACTGGTGGCGCGATCTCGGGCCGGCGCTGCCGACGAAGGACGTGTATCTGCGTACTGCGGTCGCCGTCGGCCGCGACGGCTGGGCGCACTTCGCACACGTCCCGATGGAGCAGTACCGCTGGGGCATATTCCTGGCCGAACGCGATCCGCGGCGCGTCATCGGCTTCGGACGCCACAAAGGCGAGCCGGCCTGGCAGGAGGTCCCCGGCGAGCACCGCGCCGTGCTCCAGCGTCTGATCGTCATCCAGGGCGACACCGAACCGGCCTCCGTCGAGCAGCAGCGGATCCTCGGTCGGACCGCGCCGAGCCTGTATGACCTGCGCAACCTGTTCCAGGTCAACGTCGAGGAAGGGCGGCATCTGTGGGCGATGGTCTACCTGCTGCACGCCTTCTTCGGCCGCGAGGGACGCGAGGAAGCCGACCAGCTGCTGCTCAGGCACTCCGGCGACCACGACAGCCCGCGGATCCTCGGCGCCTTCAACGAGGCGACCACCGACTGGCTCCAGTTCTTCATGTTCACCTACTTCACCGACCGGGACGGCAAGTACCAGCTCGGCACCCTGAAGGAATCAGGGTTCGACCCCCTGGCCAGAACCTGCGAGTTCATGCTCAAGGAAGAGGCGCACCACATGTTCGTCGGGACGACCGGCGTGCAGCGCGTGGTGGAGCGCACCGCCGAGCAGATGGCCGCGCACGACACCGAAGACGTGCTGCCGTACGGCG
This window harbors:
- a CDS encoding GTP-binding protein; translation: MFGGTGAAAMTIVQTTAKILVAGGFGVGKTTLVGSVSEIEPLTTEAEMTSVGRGIDDTVGVPGKTATTVAFDFGRLTLADDLILYLFGTPGQERFWFLWEELARGAVGAVVLADVRRLADAFAAIDFFEHRGMPHVVAVNQFDGARSYSQEALREALAIPSSTPVMICDARDRTSTVTVLLALVEHAVKWHAEEA
- the boxB gene encoding benzoyl-CoA 2,3-epoxidase subunit BoxB, giving the protein MPVPIDYSERIPNNVGLAGDRRLQRALEGWQPKFLDWWRDLGPALPTKDVYLRTAVAVGRDGWAHFAHVPMEQYRWGIFLAERDPRRVIGFGRHKGEPAWQEVPGEHRAVLQRLIVIQGDTEPASVEQQRILGRTAPSLYDLRNLFQVNVEEGRHLWAMVYLLHAFFGREGREEADQLLLRHSGDHDSPRILGAFNEATTDWLQFFMFTYFTDRDGKYQLGTLKESGFDPLARTCEFMLKEEAHHMFVGTTGVQRVVERTAEQMAAHDTEDVLPYGAIPLPIIQRYLNFQLSVSLDLFGSERSTNAGTYFSAGVKGRWQETRRDDDHVLIGAERPMTVVEDGRLTAKAVPLLNALNLDLRDEYIADCARGVKRWNQVLAEAGLAQRLSLPHEGFHRKVGAYAGHHISPDGEVLDAATWQERSKDWLPTPEDRAAVASLMQPEYEPGRFAAWIAPPRTGINEQPVEFDYVHLAEEGIG